The following proteins are encoded in a genomic region of Gadus macrocephalus chromosome 19, ASM3116895v1:
- the LOC132447258 gene encoding methionine aminopeptidase 2-like: MAAVVQEQVPDPKPDELDSVLNGEVEEKEGADPAGETTKKKKKKKKKSKSANTVAEPAVDEVAGLTKQLDKQAVEDKEEDGEDDGDDGDAGGKKKKKKKKKKGAKTQTDPPSVPIFDLYPSGVFPVGQECEYPLAQDGRSAAWRTTSEEKRVMDKANEEVWNDFRQAAEAHRQVRQHVRSFIKPGLTMIEICQRLEDCSRKLINESGLNAGLAFPTGCSLNHCAAHYTPNAGDPTVLQYDDVCKIDFGTHINGRIIDCAFTVTFNPKYDKLLEAVKDATNTGIKAAGIDVRLCDIGESIQEVMESYEVELDGKTYQVKPIRNLNGHSIGQYRIHAGKTVPIVKGGEATRMEEGEVYAIETFGSTGKGMVHDDMECSHYMKNFDVGHVPIRLPRAKHLLNVVNEHFGTLAFCRRWLDRLGESKYLMALKNLCDLGIIDPYPPLCDSKGCYTAQFEHTILLRPTCKEVVSRGDDY; this comes from the exons ATGGCGGCGGTGGTACAGGAGCAGGTACCGGACCCGAAACCCGACGAGCTGGACAGCGTCCTAAATGGCGAGGTAGAGGAGAAAGAAGGCGCCGACCCGGCCGGAGAGACaacgaaaaagaagaagaaaaagaagaagaagagcaagTCTGCAAACACGG TTGCGGAGCCCGCGGTGGATGAGGTGGCTGGACTGACCAAACAACTGGATAAACAGGCCGttgaggacaaggaggaggacggggaggacg ATGGAGACGATGGAGATGCAGGGggcaagaaaaagaagaagaagaagaagaagaaaggag CCAAAACACAGACTGACCCACCATCGGTGCCTATCTTTGACCTGTACCCCAGTGGAGTGTTCCCCGTGGGACAGGAGTGTGAATACCCCCTCGCTCAGGACGG TCGCAGCGCCGCGTGGCGTACGACCAGCGAGGAGAAGCGTGTGATGGACAAGGCCAACGAGGAGGTGTGGAACGACTTCCGGCAGGCGGCCGAGGCCCACAGGCAGGTCCGGCAGCACGTCCGCAGCTTCATCAAGCCCGGCCTCACCATGATCGAGATCTG CCAGCGCCTGGAGGACTGCTCCAGGAAGCTGATCAACGAGAGCGGGCTGAACGCGGGCCTGGCCTTCCCCACCGGCTGCTCCCTGAACCACTGCGCCGCCCACTACACCCCCAACGCCGGGGACCCCACCGTGCTGCAGTACGACGACGTGTGCAAGATCGACTTCGGCACACACATCAACG GGCGCATCATTGACTGTGCCTTCACTGTCACCTTCAACCCAAAGTATGACAAGTTACTGGAGGCCGTGAAAGACGCCACCAATACAGGCATTAAG GCCGCCGGGATCGACGTTCGTCTTTGTGACATCGGAGAGTCGATCCAGGAAGTGATGGAGTCCTACGAGGTGGAGCTGGACGGGAAGACCTACCAGG ttaagccaatcagaaacctGAACGGCCACTCGATCGGCCAGTACAGGATACACGCCGGCAAGACCGTGCCCATCGTCAAGGGAGGAGAGGCCACGAGAATGGAG GAAGGAGAGGTTTATGCCATTGAGACGTTTGGCAGCACCGGGAAGGGCATGGTCCACGACGACATGGAGTGCTCTCACTACATGAAGAACTTTGATGTGGGCCACGTCCCCATCAG GCTGCCCCGGGCGAAGCACCTTCTCAACGTGGTCAACGAACACTTTGGCACGCTGGCCTTCTGCCGGCGCTGGCTGGACCGCCTTGGCGAGAGCAAGTACCTGATGGCGCTGAAGAACCTGTGCGACCTGGGCATCATCGACCCCTACCCCCCGCTGTGCGACTCAAAGGGCTGCTACACAGCGCAGTTCGAGCACACCATTCTGCTGAGACCCACCTGCAAGGAGGTGGTGAGCCGAGGCGACGACTACTGA
- the vezt gene encoding vezatin isoform X3 gives MENSPLFQYLHDLGHTDFEACPTGSQEEGDGEEAPPQGDDQKRSGAHLWRLANALWQWSPMGTAATCHSLERELDCVFGQYSVRCVLDQDVLLQEDVELIELLDPGLLTLGSPADGSPGRTALTLPRPGLLARPSLWDAAGLVGLAAVLLGLFAASGGGWSLAGAAPWGLVLLGWAAARAGGLWRRARAQRAVHAAASELQALVHDSKALTGVSRKALRLVQETEVISRGFTLLLDRVSAAGSFSRAGLGAEPRGQQLIGLRKALYRALRTAFRASRRATCHMLKSFPLNSEIDNVTNYVSAVPLKELGLGLGVEHVGDEQAQDLTDDYSLPALKLMFQLWVAQSSECFRRLALLLSARQQEEAEPAGGAAASAGLKPPSASSPTSSPSALHRSIPAVTEPLHQALAGCLGEVQRSYDFHRYFETQPRGAGAADRAGPARQKCRELNTLHTSIRSLQLHLKALLSEMIILEDDLEKMMVCGERVAAPPPLSGEGYLELSQRLHTLQPHMQASNSCWEETVGQVDRMLRRTDAAAGLRQSAPAVPHVPTPTPSYPLILDRDSVPEELEWEAYVSDSDSEDDRGGAWCDMLSPEERDRQRREREESRRVLSELKAVLGFRASEGERLKWKQLLFNDQAATTPSNAGPPDTAPPPDGTSNHNDQDHDGEEEEEAAEEEKERRRAVAATASDGEPATEFTCGLDKMAAGEGEEPRAEGAGRSELHQYDGLLDDGEGEGEGLADFLLTPRVLKLSTTDRLTELHGAEALSISSALAAQVAARSHALVHMEEQTFGDDDEEEEEEEEDEGEDGGTQEKH, from the exons ATGGAA AACTCTCCGCTGTTCCAGTACCTCCATGATCTAGGGCACACAGACTTTGAGGCGTGTCCCACGGGTTCTCaggaagagggagatggagaggaagctCCTCCCCAGGGAGACGACCAGAAGCGTTCG GGAGCTCACCTATGGAGGCTGGCCAACGCCTTGTGGCAGTGGAGCCCGATGGGAACGGCCGCCACATGCCACTCTCTGGAGCGGGAGCTG GACTGCGTGTTCGGCCAGTACTCGGTGCGGTGCGTTCTGGACCAGGACGTCCTGCTGCAGGAGGACGTTGAGCTGATCGAGCTGCTGGACCCCGGCCTGCTGACCCTGGGCTCCCCCGCCGACGGCTCCCCCGGACGCACCGCGCTCACCCTGCCCCGGCCCGGCCTGCTGGCCCGCCCCTCGCTCTG ggacGCCGCGGGGCTGGTGGGGCTGGCGGCCGTGCTGCTGGGCCTCTTCGCGGCCAGCGGCGGGGGCTGGTCCCTGGCCGGCGCGGCCCCCTGGGGCCTGGTGCTGCTGGGCTGGGCGGCCGCGCGGGCCGGCGGGCTGTGGCGGCGGGCCCGTGCCCAGAGGGCGGTGCACGCCGCCGCCTCGGAGCTCCAGGCGCTGGTCCACGACAGCAAGGCGCTGACGGGCGTGTCCCGCAAGGCGCTGCGGCTGGTGCAGGAGACGGAGGTCATCTCCCGCGGGTTCACTCT TTTGCTCGACAGGGTGAGCGCGGCCGGCTCCTTTAgcagggcggggctgggggcggaGCCTCGGGGCCAGCAGCTGATTGGTCTGCGGAAGGCTCTGTACCGCGCGCTCCGCACGGCGTTCCGGGCTTCCCGCCGCGCCACGTGCCACATGCTCAAGTC GTTCCCGCTGAACTCGGAGATCGACAACGTGACCAACTACGTGTCGGCGGTGCCGCTGAAggagctggggctggggctgggtgtGGAGCACGTGGGCGACGAGCAGGCCCAGGACCTCACCGATGACTACAGCCTGCCCGCCCTGAAG CTCATGTTCCAGCTCTGGGTCGCCCAAAGCTCCGAGTGCTTCCGCCGCCTGGCGCTGCTGCTGTCGGCACGGCaacaggaggaggcggagcccgcCGGGGGGGCCGCCGCCTCCGCGGGCCTCAAGCCTCcgtccgcctcctcccccacctcctccccctccgccctACACCGCTCCATCCCCGCGGTGACGGAGCCCCTCCACCAGGCGCTGGCCGGCTGCCTGGGCGAGGTGCAGCGCAGCTACGACTTCCACCGCTACTTCGAGACGCAGCcgcggggcgcgggggcggCGGACCGCGCCGGGCCGGCCCGCCAGAAGTGCCGGGAGCTCAACACCCTGCACACCTCCATCCGCAGCCTGCAGCTGCACCTCAAAGCCCTGCTGAGCGA gATGATCATCCTGGAGGACGACCTGGAGAAGATGATGGTGTGCGGGGAGCGGGTGGCGGCGCCCCCGCCGCTCTCAGGGGAGGGCTACCTGGAGCTGAGCCAGCGGCTGCACACGCTGCAGCCCCACATGCAGGCCAGCAACAGCTGCTGGGAGGAGACGGTCGGCCAGGTGGACCGCATGCTGAGACGCACAg ATGCTGCTGCAGGTCTGCGACAGAGCGCCCCCGCCGTGCCGCACGTCCCGACCCCCACGCCGTCCTACCCGCTCATTCTGGACCGGGACAGCGTACCAGAGGAGCTG gAGTGGGAGGCCTACGTGTCCGACTCTGACTCTGAGGACGACCGCGGGGGGGCCTGGTGCGACATGCTCTCCCCCGAGGAGCGCGACCGCCAGCGGCGCGAGCGCGAGGAGTCCCGGCGCGTCCTGTCGGAGCTCAAGGCCGTGCTGGGCTTCCGCGCCTCCGAGGGCGAGAGGCTGAAATGGAAACAGCTGCTGTTCAACGACCAAG CTGCTACGACCCCGTCCAACGCGGGGCCGCCGGACACCGCGCCCCCACCCGACGGCACCAGTAACCATAACGACCAGGACCACgacggagaggaagaagaggaggccgcagaagaagaaaaagaacggCGACGGGCGGTGGCGGCGACGGCGAGCGACGGCGAGCCGGCCACCGAGTTCACCTGCGGCCTGGACAAGATGGCGGccggagaaggggaggagcctcGCGCGGAGGGAGCGGGCCGGTCCGAGCTCCACCAGTACGACGGGCTCCTCGACGACggcgagggggaaggggaggggctggCGGATTTCCTGCTGACGCCACGCGTCCTGAAGCTCTCCACCACGGACAGACTGACGGAGCTCCACGGGGCGGAAGCCCTCAGCATTAGCTCCGCCCTCGCGGCCCAGGTGGCGGCGCGGTCGCACGCCCTCGTGCACATGGAGGAGCAGACGTTCGGTGAcgatgacgaggaggaggaggaggaggaggaggatgaaggggaGGACGGGGGAACGCAGGAGAAACACTAG
- the vezt gene encoding vezatin isoform X2, producing MTEELDEDVVFENSPLFQYLHDLGHTDFEACPTGSQEEGDGEEAPPQGDDQKRSGAHLWRLANALWQWSPMGTAATCHSLERELDCVFGQYSVRCVLDQDVLLQEDVELIELLDPGLLTLGSPADGSPGRTALTLPRPGLLARPSLWDAAGLVGLAAVLLGLFAASGGGWSLAGAAPWGLVLLGWAAARAGGLWRRARAQRAVHAAASELQALVHDSKALTGVSRKALRLVQETEVISRGFTLVSAAGSFSRAGLGAEPRGQQLIGLRKALYRALRTAFRASRRATCHMLKSFPLNSEIDNVTNYVSAVPLKELGLGLGVEHVGDEQAQDLTDDYSLPALKLMFQLWVAQSSECFRRLALLLSARQQEEAEPAGGAAASAGLKPPSASSPTSSPSALHRSIPAVTEPLHQALAGCLGEVQRSYDFHRYFETQPRGAGAADRAGPARQKCRELNTLHTSIRSLQLHLKALLSEMIILEDDLEKMMVCGERVAAPPPLSGEGYLELSQRLHTLQPHMQASNSCWEETVGQVDRMLRRTDAAAGLRQSAPAVPHVPTPTPSYPLILDRDSVPEELEWEAYVSDSDSEDDRGGAWCDMLSPEERDRQRREREESRRVLSELKAVLGFRASEGERLKWKQLLFNDQAATTPSNAGPPDTAPPPDGTSNHNDQDHDGEEEEEAAEEEKERRRAVAATASDGEPATEFTCGLDKMAAGEGEEPRAEGAGRSELHQYDGLLDDGEGEGEGLADFLLTPRVLKLSTTDRLTELHGAEALSISSALAAQVAARSHALVHMEEQTFGDDDEEEEEEEEDEGEDGGTQEKH from the exons ATGACTGAGGAGCTGGATGAAGATGTGGTATTCGAG AACTCTCCGCTGTTCCAGTACCTCCATGATCTAGGGCACACAGACTTTGAGGCGTGTCCCACGGGTTCTCaggaagagggagatggagaggaagctCCTCCCCAGGGAGACGACCAGAAGCGTTCG GGAGCTCACCTATGGAGGCTGGCCAACGCCTTGTGGCAGTGGAGCCCGATGGGAACGGCCGCCACATGCCACTCTCTGGAGCGGGAGCTG GACTGCGTGTTCGGCCAGTACTCGGTGCGGTGCGTTCTGGACCAGGACGTCCTGCTGCAGGAGGACGTTGAGCTGATCGAGCTGCTGGACCCCGGCCTGCTGACCCTGGGCTCCCCCGCCGACGGCTCCCCCGGACGCACCGCGCTCACCCTGCCCCGGCCCGGCCTGCTGGCCCGCCCCTCGCTCTG ggacGCCGCGGGGCTGGTGGGGCTGGCGGCCGTGCTGCTGGGCCTCTTCGCGGCCAGCGGCGGGGGCTGGTCCCTGGCCGGCGCGGCCCCCTGGGGCCTGGTGCTGCTGGGCTGGGCGGCCGCGCGGGCCGGCGGGCTGTGGCGGCGGGCCCGTGCCCAGAGGGCGGTGCACGCCGCCGCCTCGGAGCTCCAGGCGCTGGTCCACGACAGCAAGGCGCTGACGGGCGTGTCCCGCAAGGCGCTGCGGCTGGTGCAGGAGACGGAGGTCATCTCCCGCGGGTTCACTCT GGTGAGCGCGGCCGGCTCCTTTAgcagggcggggctgggggcggaGCCTCGGGGCCAGCAGCTGATTGGTCTGCGGAAGGCTCTGTACCGCGCGCTCCGCACGGCGTTCCGGGCTTCCCGCCGCGCCACGTGCCACATGCTCAAGTC GTTCCCGCTGAACTCGGAGATCGACAACGTGACCAACTACGTGTCGGCGGTGCCGCTGAAggagctggggctggggctgggtgtGGAGCACGTGGGCGACGAGCAGGCCCAGGACCTCACCGATGACTACAGCCTGCCCGCCCTGAAG CTCATGTTCCAGCTCTGGGTCGCCCAAAGCTCCGAGTGCTTCCGCCGCCTGGCGCTGCTGCTGTCGGCACGGCaacaggaggaggcggagcccgcCGGGGGGGCCGCCGCCTCCGCGGGCCTCAAGCCTCcgtccgcctcctcccccacctcctccccctccgccctACACCGCTCCATCCCCGCGGTGACGGAGCCCCTCCACCAGGCGCTGGCCGGCTGCCTGGGCGAGGTGCAGCGCAGCTACGACTTCCACCGCTACTTCGAGACGCAGCcgcggggcgcgggggcggCGGACCGCGCCGGGCCGGCCCGCCAGAAGTGCCGGGAGCTCAACACCCTGCACACCTCCATCCGCAGCCTGCAGCTGCACCTCAAAGCCCTGCTGAGCGA gATGATCATCCTGGAGGACGACCTGGAGAAGATGATGGTGTGCGGGGAGCGGGTGGCGGCGCCCCCGCCGCTCTCAGGGGAGGGCTACCTGGAGCTGAGCCAGCGGCTGCACACGCTGCAGCCCCACATGCAGGCCAGCAACAGCTGCTGGGAGGAGACGGTCGGCCAGGTGGACCGCATGCTGAGACGCACAg ATGCTGCTGCAGGTCTGCGACAGAGCGCCCCCGCCGTGCCGCACGTCCCGACCCCCACGCCGTCCTACCCGCTCATTCTGGACCGGGACAGCGTACCAGAGGAGCTG gAGTGGGAGGCCTACGTGTCCGACTCTGACTCTGAGGACGACCGCGGGGGGGCCTGGTGCGACATGCTCTCCCCCGAGGAGCGCGACCGCCAGCGGCGCGAGCGCGAGGAGTCCCGGCGCGTCCTGTCGGAGCTCAAGGCCGTGCTGGGCTTCCGCGCCTCCGAGGGCGAGAGGCTGAAATGGAAACAGCTGCTGTTCAACGACCAAG CTGCTACGACCCCGTCCAACGCGGGGCCGCCGGACACCGCGCCCCCACCCGACGGCACCAGTAACCATAACGACCAGGACCACgacggagaggaagaagaggaggccgcagaagaagaaaaagaacggCGACGGGCGGTGGCGGCGACGGCGAGCGACGGCGAGCCGGCCACCGAGTTCACCTGCGGCCTGGACAAGATGGCGGccggagaaggggaggagcctcGCGCGGAGGGAGCGGGCCGGTCCGAGCTCCACCAGTACGACGGGCTCCTCGACGACggcgagggggaaggggaggggctggCGGATTTCCTGCTGACGCCACGCGTCCTGAAGCTCTCCACCACGGACAGACTGACGGAGCTCCACGGGGCGGAAGCCCTCAGCATTAGCTCCGCCCTCGCGGCCCAGGTGGCGGCGCGGTCGCACGCCCTCGTGCACATGGAGGAGCAGACGTTCGGTGAcgatgacgaggaggaggaggaggaggaggaggatgaaggggaGGACGGGGGAACGCAGGAGAAACACTAG
- the vezt gene encoding vezatin isoform X1: MTEELDEDVVFENSPLFQYLHDLGHTDFEACPTGSQEEGDGEEAPPQGDDQKRSGAHLWRLANALWQWSPMGTAATCHSLERELDCVFGQYSVRCVLDQDVLLQEDVELIELLDPGLLTLGSPADGSPGRTALTLPRPGLLARPSLWDAAGLVGLAAVLLGLFAASGGGWSLAGAAPWGLVLLGWAAARAGGLWRRARAQRAVHAAASELQALVHDSKALTGVSRKALRLVQETEVISRGFTLLLDRVSAAGSFSRAGLGAEPRGQQLIGLRKALYRALRTAFRASRRATCHMLKSFPLNSEIDNVTNYVSAVPLKELGLGLGVEHVGDEQAQDLTDDYSLPALKLMFQLWVAQSSECFRRLALLLSARQQEEAEPAGGAAASAGLKPPSASSPTSSPSALHRSIPAVTEPLHQALAGCLGEVQRSYDFHRYFETQPRGAGAADRAGPARQKCRELNTLHTSIRSLQLHLKALLSEMIILEDDLEKMMVCGERVAAPPPLSGEGYLELSQRLHTLQPHMQASNSCWEETVGQVDRMLRRTDAAAGLRQSAPAVPHVPTPTPSYPLILDRDSVPEELEWEAYVSDSDSEDDRGGAWCDMLSPEERDRQRREREESRRVLSELKAVLGFRASEGERLKWKQLLFNDQAATTPSNAGPPDTAPPPDGTSNHNDQDHDGEEEEEAAEEEKERRRAVAATASDGEPATEFTCGLDKMAAGEGEEPRAEGAGRSELHQYDGLLDDGEGEGEGLADFLLTPRVLKLSTTDRLTELHGAEALSISSALAAQVAARSHALVHMEEQTFGDDDEEEEEEEEDEGEDGGTQEKH, encoded by the exons ATGACTGAGGAGCTGGATGAAGATGTGGTATTCGAG AACTCTCCGCTGTTCCAGTACCTCCATGATCTAGGGCACACAGACTTTGAGGCGTGTCCCACGGGTTCTCaggaagagggagatggagaggaagctCCTCCCCAGGGAGACGACCAGAAGCGTTCG GGAGCTCACCTATGGAGGCTGGCCAACGCCTTGTGGCAGTGGAGCCCGATGGGAACGGCCGCCACATGCCACTCTCTGGAGCGGGAGCTG GACTGCGTGTTCGGCCAGTACTCGGTGCGGTGCGTTCTGGACCAGGACGTCCTGCTGCAGGAGGACGTTGAGCTGATCGAGCTGCTGGACCCCGGCCTGCTGACCCTGGGCTCCCCCGCCGACGGCTCCCCCGGACGCACCGCGCTCACCCTGCCCCGGCCCGGCCTGCTGGCCCGCCCCTCGCTCTG ggacGCCGCGGGGCTGGTGGGGCTGGCGGCCGTGCTGCTGGGCCTCTTCGCGGCCAGCGGCGGGGGCTGGTCCCTGGCCGGCGCGGCCCCCTGGGGCCTGGTGCTGCTGGGCTGGGCGGCCGCGCGGGCCGGCGGGCTGTGGCGGCGGGCCCGTGCCCAGAGGGCGGTGCACGCCGCCGCCTCGGAGCTCCAGGCGCTGGTCCACGACAGCAAGGCGCTGACGGGCGTGTCCCGCAAGGCGCTGCGGCTGGTGCAGGAGACGGAGGTCATCTCCCGCGGGTTCACTCT TTTGCTCGACAGGGTGAGCGCGGCCGGCTCCTTTAgcagggcggggctgggggcggaGCCTCGGGGCCAGCAGCTGATTGGTCTGCGGAAGGCTCTGTACCGCGCGCTCCGCACGGCGTTCCGGGCTTCCCGCCGCGCCACGTGCCACATGCTCAAGTC GTTCCCGCTGAACTCGGAGATCGACAACGTGACCAACTACGTGTCGGCGGTGCCGCTGAAggagctggggctggggctgggtgtGGAGCACGTGGGCGACGAGCAGGCCCAGGACCTCACCGATGACTACAGCCTGCCCGCCCTGAAG CTCATGTTCCAGCTCTGGGTCGCCCAAAGCTCCGAGTGCTTCCGCCGCCTGGCGCTGCTGCTGTCGGCACGGCaacaggaggaggcggagcccgcCGGGGGGGCCGCCGCCTCCGCGGGCCTCAAGCCTCcgtccgcctcctcccccacctcctccccctccgccctACACCGCTCCATCCCCGCGGTGACGGAGCCCCTCCACCAGGCGCTGGCCGGCTGCCTGGGCGAGGTGCAGCGCAGCTACGACTTCCACCGCTACTTCGAGACGCAGCcgcggggcgcgggggcggCGGACCGCGCCGGGCCGGCCCGCCAGAAGTGCCGGGAGCTCAACACCCTGCACACCTCCATCCGCAGCCTGCAGCTGCACCTCAAAGCCCTGCTGAGCGA gATGATCATCCTGGAGGACGACCTGGAGAAGATGATGGTGTGCGGGGAGCGGGTGGCGGCGCCCCCGCCGCTCTCAGGGGAGGGCTACCTGGAGCTGAGCCAGCGGCTGCACACGCTGCAGCCCCACATGCAGGCCAGCAACAGCTGCTGGGAGGAGACGGTCGGCCAGGTGGACCGCATGCTGAGACGCACAg ATGCTGCTGCAGGTCTGCGACAGAGCGCCCCCGCCGTGCCGCACGTCCCGACCCCCACGCCGTCCTACCCGCTCATTCTGGACCGGGACAGCGTACCAGAGGAGCTG gAGTGGGAGGCCTACGTGTCCGACTCTGACTCTGAGGACGACCGCGGGGGGGCCTGGTGCGACATGCTCTCCCCCGAGGAGCGCGACCGCCAGCGGCGCGAGCGCGAGGAGTCCCGGCGCGTCCTGTCGGAGCTCAAGGCCGTGCTGGGCTTCCGCGCCTCCGAGGGCGAGAGGCTGAAATGGAAACAGCTGCTGTTCAACGACCAAG CTGCTACGACCCCGTCCAACGCGGGGCCGCCGGACACCGCGCCCCCACCCGACGGCACCAGTAACCATAACGACCAGGACCACgacggagaggaagaagaggaggccgcagaagaagaaaaagaacggCGACGGGCGGTGGCGGCGACGGCGAGCGACGGCGAGCCGGCCACCGAGTTCACCTGCGGCCTGGACAAGATGGCGGccggagaaggggaggagcctcGCGCGGAGGGAGCGGGCCGGTCCGAGCTCCACCAGTACGACGGGCTCCTCGACGACggcgagggggaaggggaggggctggCGGATTTCCTGCTGACGCCACGCGTCCTGAAGCTCTCCACCACGGACAGACTGACGGAGCTCCACGGGGCGGAAGCCCTCAGCATTAGCTCCGCCCTCGCGGCCCAGGTGGCGGCGCGGTCGCACGCCCTCGTGCACATGGAGGAGCAGACGTTCGGTGAcgatgacgaggaggaggaggaggaggaggaggatgaaggggaGGACGGGGGAACGCAGGAGAAACACTAG